In a single window of the Streptomyces sp. HUAS ZL42 genome:
- a CDS encoding alpha/beta fold hydrolase, translating into MSEMHSLATDVRERTLAGLPVTERRLDLAGVSTALLEGGDGPAVVLLHGPGEFATLWGRVIPDLVKTHRVLAPDLPGHGASGMPVGRLDSDRVLAWLDALIERECPSPPALVGHLLGGAIAARFAVGRRDRVSRLVLVDTFGLAPNRPALRFAMPLMAFLARPTERTRDRFLAQCFLDFDGLREQMGGGFEPYGRYALAWARTKTAKAALRSLVPEFGLRAIPPDVLAQITVPTTLIWGRHDLQTRLDVAEAAARRYGWPLHVIENARDDPCFEQPTDALRALRAALGHV; encoded by the coding sequence ATGAGCGAGATGCACAGCCTGGCAACGGACGTTCGTGAGCGGACGCTGGCCGGGCTTCCGGTCACGGAGCGACGGCTGGATCTGGCGGGGGTCTCCACTGCCCTGCTCGAGGGCGGTGACGGCCCTGCGGTGGTTCTGCTGCACGGCCCGGGAGAGTTCGCCACCCTCTGGGGACGGGTGATCCCGGACCTGGTGAAGACGCATCGCGTACTCGCGCCGGACCTGCCGGGCCACGGCGCCTCGGGGATGCCTGTCGGTCGACTGGACTCCGATCGGGTGTTGGCGTGGCTCGATGCGCTGATCGAGCGGGAGTGCCCGTCGCCGCCCGCGCTGGTGGGACACCTGCTGGGCGGCGCGATCGCGGCCCGGTTCGCCGTCGGCCGGAGAGACCGGGTCAGCCGGCTGGTGCTCGTCGACACGTTCGGTCTGGCCCCGAACCGCCCCGCATTGCGGTTCGCAATGCCGCTGATGGCCTTTCTGGCGCGTCCGACCGAACGAACGCGGGACCGTTTCCTGGCGCAGTGCTTCCTCGACTTCGACGGGCTGCGCGAACAGATGGGCGGGGGCTTCGAGCCGTACGGAAGGTACGCACTCGCCTGGGCGCGTACGAAGACCGCCAAGGCCGCCCTTCGCAGCCTCGTGCCGGAATTCGGTCTGAGGGCCATTCCGCCGGACGTTCTCGCGCAGATCACCGTGCCGACGACGCTGATCTGGGGCCGCCATGACCTCCAGACGCGGCTGGATGTCGCCGAGGCGGCCGCGCGCCGGTACGGCTGGCCGCTTCATGTGATCGAGAACGCTCGCGACGACCCCTGCTTCGAGCAGCCGACAGACGCACTGCGGGCCCTGCGCGCCGCGCTCGGCCACGTCTGA
- a CDS encoding flavin-containing monooxygenase, whose product MNTEHGAEQVETVIIGAGQAGLATGFHLARRDRQFIIVDANARVGDNWRCHWDSLRLYSPARVASLPGMRFPAPPVSYPTKDEMADFLEVYAKTFGLPVRTGVRVTRVCREDGRYVVATDNASSIVCDNVVVASGTFGRTPYVPVFADQLHPSIVQMHSSAYKNPAQLRPGGVLVVGASHSGGDIAYEAGSAGHPTVLSGRIHGEVPFDIEGRPAHTIFPVLYFLAQHLLTIRTPIGRRLRPQIRAHGGPLIRVKRADLARVGVEMVPERTVGVSDGLPVLDGGRTLDVANVVWCTGFRQDFSWIDAPVTGEDGWPVEVRGVVPSSPGLYFVGLAFQYAFASMLIGGAGRDAEHVVKQLTGTTAARRRPVPKVPA is encoded by the coding sequence ATGAACACCGAACACGGCGCAGAGCAGGTGGAGACCGTCATCATCGGCGCGGGTCAGGCGGGTCTGGCGACCGGCTTCCATCTCGCCAGGCGTGACCGGCAGTTCATCATCGTGGATGCGAACGCCCGGGTCGGCGACAACTGGCGGTGCCACTGGGACTCGTTGCGGCTCTACAGCCCGGCGCGAGTCGCCTCGCTTCCCGGGATGCGGTTCCCGGCGCCACCGGTGTCCTATCCCACGAAGGACGAGATGGCCGACTTCCTGGAGGTGTATGCCAAGACCTTCGGGCTGCCGGTCCGTACCGGAGTGCGGGTGACCCGGGTGTGCCGCGAGGACGGGCGGTACGTCGTGGCGACCGACAACGCGTCGTCGATCGTGTGCGACAACGTCGTGGTCGCCTCCGGGACGTTCGGCCGGACGCCGTACGTCCCCGTCTTCGCAGATCAACTCCACCCCAGTATCGTGCAGATGCACTCGAGCGCCTACAAGAACCCGGCCCAGCTCCGGCCCGGCGGCGTGCTGGTGGTGGGAGCGTCGCACTCCGGCGGGGACATCGCATACGAGGCGGGCTCGGCCGGCCATCCGACCGTGCTCAGCGGCCGGATCCACGGCGAGGTACCGTTCGACATCGAGGGCAGGCCGGCGCACACGATCTTCCCGGTCCTGTACTTCCTCGCCCAGCACCTGCTGACCATCCGCACGCCCATCGGCCGCAGGCTGCGCCCGCAGATCAGGGCCCATGGCGGGCCGCTGATCCGGGTCAAGCGGGCCGATCTCGCCCGGGTCGGTGTGGAGATGGTGCCGGAACGGACCGTCGGCGTGAGCGACGGTCTTCCGGTCCTCGACGGCGGCCGCACACTGGACGTGGCGAACGTCGTGTGGTGCACCGGGTTCCGCCAGGACTTCTCCTGGATCGATGCCCCGGTCACGGGCGAGGACGGCTGGCCGGTCGAGGTGCGGGGCGTAGTGCCGTCCTCGCCGGGGCTCTACTTCGTCGGTCTGGCGTTCCAGTACGCCTTCGCCTCGATGCTCATCGGAGGTGCCGGCCGGGACGCTGAGCACGTCGTGAAGCAGCTGACGGGAACCACCGCCGCGCGCCGCCGGCCCGTGCCGAAGGTCCCGGCCTAG
- a CDS encoding YecA family protein has product MSFEEQVVRALGRERADRVQAAARQLMTLADDDAQSTQAVVHINVPLHAHNANDATTELANLLNAAAPEETWTFVTVSHPDGTWSGKASPFIQDTTALGSRDWIAHFALSDLHMRMAAWRLTQLWRAAELAEQTVEALGRWRLLVAAACSRSLLEGAAALTHETTLLHEAWDTFKKAGPPTTDSLTRFSADLNNRLAKLQYASRVGQSAGRPPVLQSTNVMTYINKLAKNTTTVDVLDLYEWLCDAVHPSFGSATTHTVLRASDRPKTHAIEHYARRPLKPLAASGYAMQPTVAHAAADALVLAADVVHISLSLVKWTMDDIGLTAEIHGLNRLSYAGGSDQPPQRSDACPCGSGRKYKRCVHRWGQPSTPLPPAAEP; this is encoded by the coding sequence GTGAGCTTTGAGGAACAAGTCGTTCGGGCCCTGGGCAGGGAACGGGCCGACCGTGTTCAGGCGGCAGCCCGGCAGTTGATGACGCTGGCCGACGACGATGCCCAAAGCACGCAGGCCGTGGTTCACATCAATGTGCCGCTGCACGCACACAACGCCAACGACGCGACAACCGAGCTCGCCAACCTGCTCAACGCGGCCGCACCGGAGGAGACCTGGACGTTCGTCACCGTCTCCCATCCCGACGGCACGTGGTCGGGCAAGGCGAGCCCGTTCATACAGGACACCACCGCGCTCGGCTCACGGGACTGGATTGCCCACTTCGCCCTGTCCGACCTGCACATGAGAATGGCGGCCTGGCGGCTGACCCAGCTGTGGCGCGCCGCCGAGCTGGCCGAGCAGACCGTGGAAGCCCTGGGCCGCTGGCGGCTGCTCGTCGCGGCCGCATGCTCCCGCTCCCTGCTGGAGGGCGCGGCCGCCCTCACCCACGAAACAACCCTCCTCCACGAGGCATGGGACACGTTCAAGAAGGCCGGCCCGCCCACCACCGACTCCCTCACCCGATTCAGCGCCGACCTCAACAACCGCCTGGCAAAACTCCAGTACGCCTCACGCGTCGGACAAAGCGCCGGCCGGCCTCCCGTGCTCCAGAGCACCAACGTGATGACCTACATCAACAAACTGGCCAAGAACACCACCACCGTCGACGTGCTCGACCTGTACGAATGGCTGTGCGACGCAGTCCACCCCAGCTTCGGCTCCGCCACCACTCACACCGTGCTGCGGGCCTCGGACCGGCCCAAAACCCATGCCATCGAGCACTACGCACGCCGCCCCCTGAAGCCGCTCGCCGCCTCCGGCTACGCCATGCAGCCGACCGTCGCCCACGCCGCCGCCGACGCTCTCGTCCTGGCCGCCGATGTGGTCCACATCAGTCTTTCGCTCGTGAAGTGGACCATGGACGACATCGGCCTGACGGCAGAGATCCACGGCCTCAACCGTCTCTCCTACGCCGGCGGCAGCGACCAGCCACCCCAGCGCAGTGACGCATGCCCGTGCGGCAGCGGCCGCAAGTACAAGCGATGCGTGCACCGGTGGGGGCAACCAAGCACTCCACTCCCACCGGCCGCTGAGCCCTGA
- a CDS encoding class I SAM-dependent DNA methyltransferase: MPTASATRPTNAYAHAASPPAEPADTSAPLNFEDPVCDPTCGTGGLLAAAAQFVHRSRPDTTQQSAAVVSGRIHGFDFDTTMLRLSSMRLALQGFEGADLRYRDNLAEGVGAERERYSVVLAHPPFAGSVDYEAVAPELLAMVRTKKAELLHLAMILGLLQPKGRAAVIVPAGLLFSSTSAHTELRRLLVDVHGLEAVMQLPGGTFKPYAGVSTAILFFTEDAGQADSVWFYDLTADGWSLDDRREPLLSQDKLGVAPDSVLDAVDHTRNNLPDLMRSWRLRHSSERRRARSEQSFCVTSAEIAAEDYNLSLGRFRQIHEMQRAAQEGIRLGDFAEIFPGSVRRSELDEEPDATDTAGRRRVLTPTLLTSTLPDVADLPLRADQREPRRRLRQGDIIGRDLAGTRHWTCVPSQYDGVQPGQGLIVIRLTEELLPHEYVIAYLSSALAEQQLPKYGVIPRIKAREMADIWIPRCDGNLSEIRASLAMLDEGEREAARIQDDLHRRRMQIFESGTGSARRGRLDDAAAISSLTAQNLRRHNEPYKLFQDSYPYAVARAVRKFRHSLSLAEKHEAAIQCAESLILSLGIMALALATDRGRQDLPAIAQWSQSVERGGVSLGHWVGVVKAVAEDARQHGDPAAGLVEATTRKKGGKGLVADLDQLVVLRNKIRHGAGPRTRAELEKSLGRIEPLMLSGLSGCAFLAHTRWVHTERLQWMPDAGKFRVSGLALMGDHPDFATVSFDTAHPLADDRLYLIPPNDEPLPLSPFCLLSDCPTCREWGTP, from the coding sequence CTGCCCACGGCTTCCGCAACCCGGCCAACCAACGCCTACGCACACGCTGCGTCACCACCCGCCGAGCCCGCGGACACCTCCGCACCGCTCAACTTTGAAGACCCGGTATGCGATCCAACCTGTGGCACGGGTGGTCTCCTGGCTGCCGCGGCTCAGTTTGTCCACCGGTCCCGCCCGGACACCACGCAGCAGAGCGCGGCGGTGGTGAGCGGCAGGATCCACGGGTTTGACTTCGACACGACCATGTTGCGGTTGAGCAGCATGCGGCTGGCTCTTCAGGGCTTCGAGGGTGCTGATCTGCGCTACCGGGACAATCTGGCTGAGGGCGTCGGGGCGGAGCGTGAGCGCTACTCAGTTGTCCTGGCCCATCCCCCGTTCGCGGGCAGCGTCGACTACGAGGCCGTCGCACCGGAGTTGCTCGCAATGGTGCGTACGAAGAAGGCCGAGCTTCTTCATCTCGCCATGATTCTGGGGCTGTTGCAGCCGAAGGGACGCGCGGCCGTGATTGTCCCCGCCGGGCTGCTGTTCAGCTCGACTTCTGCACACACCGAACTTCGGCGCCTGCTGGTGGACGTGCATGGGCTGGAGGCTGTGATGCAGCTGCCCGGCGGCACCTTCAAGCCGTATGCGGGGGTCTCGACGGCGATCCTGTTCTTCACCGAGGACGCCGGACAGGCCGACAGCGTGTGGTTCTACGATCTCACGGCAGACGGCTGGAGCCTGGACGACCGGCGTGAGCCGCTGCTGTCGCAGGACAAGCTCGGGGTGGCTCCCGACAGTGTTCTGGATGCCGTCGATCACACGCGTAACAACCTCCCGGATCTCATGCGGAGTTGGCGGCTGCGGCACAGCAGTGAGCGTCGGCGTGCCCGGTCCGAGCAGAGCTTCTGCGTGACCAGCGCGGAGATCGCCGCAGAGGACTACAACTTGTCGCTGGGGCGATTCCGTCAGATCCATGAGATGCAGCGGGCCGCTCAGGAAGGCATCCGTCTGGGGGACTTCGCCGAAATCTTTCCCGGGTCCGTGCGCAGATCCGAGCTGGACGAGGAACCGGATGCGACGGACACGGCGGGGCGACGGCGGGTGTTGACGCCCACCCTGCTGACCAGCACGCTGCCGGATGTGGCGGACCTGCCCCTGCGTGCGGACCAGCGCGAGCCCCGCCGCCGGTTGCGGCAGGGCGACATCATAGGACGGGATCTCGCCGGTACCCGCCACTGGACATGTGTGCCGAGCCAATACGACGGCGTGCAGCCCGGCCAGGGCCTAATCGTCATCCGGCTCACCGAGGAGCTTTTGCCCCACGAGTACGTGATCGCCTACCTGTCCAGCGCTTTGGCTGAGCAGCAGCTGCCGAAGTACGGAGTCATCCCGCGCATCAAGGCCCGCGAGATGGCCGACATCTGGATCCCCAGGTGTGACGGCAATCTGTCGGAAATCCGCGCCTCCCTCGCCATGCTCGACGAAGGAGAACGGGAAGCCGCACGCATCCAGGACGACCTCCACCGGAGACGGATGCAGATTTTCGAAAGCGGAACGGGTTCGGCCCGGCGTGGGCGGCTGGATGACGCCGCCGCGATCAGCTCCTTGACCGCGCAGAACCTGCGCCGGCACAACGAGCCCTACAAGCTGTTCCAGGATTCGTACCCCTACGCCGTAGCGCGCGCGGTCCGCAAGTTCCGGCACTCCCTGTCCCTGGCGGAAAAGCACGAGGCGGCCATCCAGTGCGCCGAGTCCTTGATCCTGTCCCTGGGCATCATGGCTCTTGCCCTGGCTACCGACCGCGGCCGTCAGGATCTGCCGGCCATCGCCCAGTGGAGCCAGTCCGTTGAGCGGGGCGGTGTCTCCCTCGGCCACTGGGTGGGGGTAGTCAAGGCAGTGGCCGAAGACGCACGCCAGCACGGTGACCCCGCCGCCGGCCTCGTCGAGGCAACAACCCGTAAGAAGGGCGGGAAAGGCCTGGTCGCCGATCTCGACCAACTGGTCGTGCTCCGCAACAAGATCCGGCACGGCGCAGGCCCTCGGACACGGGCCGAGCTGGAGAAGAGCCTTGGGCGCATCGAACCGCTGATGCTCAGCGGCCTGTCGGGGTGCGCGTTCCTCGCCCACACCCGATGGGTTCACACGGAGCGGCTCCAATGGATGCCTGACGCCGGGAAGTTCCGCGTCTCAGGCCTGGCCCTGATGGGTGACCACCCCGACTTCGCAACGGTCTCCTTCGACACGGCACACCCTCTGGCAGACGACCGGCTCTACCTCATCCCCCCAAACGACGAACCCCTCCCCCTCTCGCCGTTCTGCCTCCTGAGCGACTGTCCCACGTGTCGCGAGTGGGGCACCCCGTGA
- a CDS encoding ISL3 family transposase, which produces MDNDTTLLLDLDGLAVVRVERLAEGARRVHLVTAEEGARACPACGVLSSRVKGSAISRPRDLPHGERGLELVWRKRRWYCREPQCPRRSFTEQVRQVPAGARITQRLRNAAGRRVCDAGSTVIQAARDLHLSWPTVMNAFRTAGQAVTAAALEPIEVLGIDETRRGRTQWQQNPDSGRWEPVANQWHTGFVDAFGVQGLLGQVEGRAPSDVLAWLSTTPLEWRKQIRFVAIDMSTGYRAAIRTALPHATVVVDHFHVVQLANKMLNTVRRRTTASLRGRRGRAADPEWRARRRLLRNREDLTDQQFTHMWNGLIDAGAIGMTLLTAWIAKERLRDLLATSRTDADRHRIGHLRWKFLTWCADSDIPEVRQLAVTVDRWWPEIETFIATGHSNAKSEGINRVIKLVARAAHGFRNPANQRLRTRCVTTRRARGHLRTAQL; this is translated from the coding sequence TTGGACAACGATACGACGTTGCTGCTTGACCTCGACGGCCTGGCCGTCGTCAGGGTCGAACGGCTGGCAGAAGGCGCCCGGCGGGTGCACCTGGTCACGGCCGAGGAGGGCGCGCGGGCCTGCCCCGCATGTGGAGTGCTCTCCTCGCGGGTCAAGGGATCGGCGATATCGCGGCCGCGGGACCTGCCCCACGGCGAGCGGGGCCTGGAACTGGTGTGGCGCAAGCGGCGCTGGTACTGCCGCGAACCGCAGTGCCCGAGGCGCTCTTTCACCGAGCAGGTCCGCCAGGTCCCGGCCGGAGCACGGATCACCCAGCGGTTACGGAACGCGGCGGGTCGGCGGGTATGCGACGCCGGGTCCACTGTCATTCAGGCGGCCCGTGACCTGCATCTGTCCTGGCCCACCGTGATGAACGCCTTCCGTACCGCCGGGCAGGCGGTGACGGCGGCCGCGCTGGAACCAATCGAGGTGCTGGGCATCGACGAGACCCGGCGAGGGCGCACCCAATGGCAGCAGAACCCGGACTCCGGGCGCTGGGAGCCGGTCGCGAACCAGTGGCACACCGGCTTCGTCGACGCCTTCGGAGTCCAGGGCCTGCTCGGACAGGTAGAGGGCCGCGCCCCCAGCGACGTGCTGGCCTGGCTGTCTACCACCCCACTGGAGTGGCGCAAACAGATCCGCTTCGTCGCCATCGACATGTCCACCGGCTACCGTGCCGCGATCCGTACCGCACTGCCGCACGCCACGGTGGTCGTCGACCACTTCCATGTGGTCCAGCTCGCCAACAAGATGCTGAACACGGTCCGCCGCCGCACCACCGCCAGCCTGCGCGGCCGACGCGGACGGGCCGCAGATCCCGAGTGGAGGGCCAGGCGCCGGCTCCTGCGCAACCGCGAGGACCTGACCGACCAGCAGTTCACCCACATGTGGAACGGGCTCATCGACGCAGGCGCGATCGGCATGACGCTCCTGACCGCCTGGATCGCGAAGGAGCGGCTGCGGGACCTGCTCGCCACCTCCCGCACCGACGCCGACAGACACCGCATCGGACACCTGCGCTGGAAGTTCCTGACCTGGTGCGCGGACTCCGACATCCCCGAGGTCCGCCAGCTCGCCGTCACGGTCGACCGCTGGTGGCCCGAGATAGAAACGTTCATCGCCACCGGCCACAGCAACGCCAAGAGCGAGGGCATCAACCGCGTGATCAAGCTCGTCGCCAGAGCTGCCCACGGCTTCCGCAACCCGGCCAACCAACGCCTACGCACACGCTGCGTCACCACCCGCCGAGCCCGCGGACACCTCCGCACCGCTCAACTTTGA